A genomic window from Natronorubrum aibiense includes:
- a CDS encoding phosphonate ABC transporter ATP-binding protein, with translation MSTLTIENLTKRYGDVTALENVSFEIEDEFVVLLGESGAGKSTLLRCVNGLTEPTEGSITLDGNSVQDCDSKTGMVFQQHNLVEGLSAYNNALTGALDRSTTIRSLFQWNDRDDKLRALEALETVGLLEEAHQLVSQMSGGQQQRVGIARALVQNPTLLLADEPVASLDPSSAETVMEYLKRAADVHDVSALVSLHQVNVAAHFGERFIGLRDGGLLFDVKRSELTPELINDLYGDVETVGLADRYEMQEPAVQIDPEVTV, from the coding sequence ATGAGTACGCTAACGATAGAAAATCTAACGAAACGGTACGGAGACGTGACCGCACTTGAGAACGTCTCGTTCGAGATCGAAGACGAGTTCGTCGTTTTGCTCGGCGAGTCCGGAGCGGGAAAATCGACGTTGCTTCGGTGTGTCAACGGGCTAACTGAGCCGACCGAGGGCTCGATCACCCTCGACGGGAACTCGGTACAGGACTGCGATTCGAAGACGGGAATGGTATTTCAACAACACAACCTCGTCGAAGGACTCTCCGCGTACAACAACGCGTTGACGGGCGCGCTCGATCGGTCGACGACGATTCGAAGTCTCTTCCAGTGGAACGACCGTGACGACAAACTTCGCGCACTCGAGGCGCTGGAGACCGTCGGACTCCTCGAGGAAGCTCACCAGCTGGTGTCCCAAATGAGCGGCGGCCAACAGCAACGCGTCGGGATCGCACGTGCACTGGTCCAGAACCCAACCCTACTGCTGGCGGACGAACCGGTCGCCAGTCTCGACCCCTCGAGTGCAGAGACCGTAATGGAGTATCTGAAACGTGCTGCGGACGTCCACGACGTGTCCGCGCTTGTCAGCCTCCATCAGGTCAACGTGGCCGCACACTTCGGGGAACGATTTATTGGCCTCCGCGATGGTGGCCTGCTGTTCGACGTCAAACGGAGCGAACTTACGCCCGAACTGATCAACGACCTCTACGGAGACGTCGAGACAGTCGGGCTCGCCGACCGATACGAGATGCAAGAGCCGGCTGTACAGATCGACCCCGAGGTGACGGTATGA
- the phnE gene encoding phosphonate ABC transporter, permease protein PhnE, with protein MSSDSVPLGRRLRRYLGLESCGDRPVERKLQDLKRRKTIRRLWLVVGVVVLSILMWVSLRMSEFSLGQLIEYYPQFVEALYGYFPPTSYFGIPFIDLSAYWAFIVGENLFGAAVVTVSIAFAGTVIGLPGALLLGVLASERVIPYPFNFLFRSIMAMIRAIPAIVWALIFIPLGGVSPFTGTLAIAVDTVGYLGRLFTDELEEIEDGPIEGIRSTGANKSQVVSFGMLSQVFRQYLAWIAFDFEHNVRVAITLGVIGAGGLGLILEIQRQTFNYTNMMACIIVIVFVAGSVELLSQRLRSYLREDDDVEQIGLLEAFRTAPRKIVESTTNRR; from the coding sequence ATGAGTTCGGATTCGGTTCCGCTCGGACGGCGTCTTCGCAGGTATCTGGGGCTCGAGTCCTGTGGTGATCGCCCGGTGGAGCGCAAGTTGCAGGATCTCAAACGTCGAAAAACAATCCGTAGGCTCTGGCTGGTCGTCGGTGTCGTCGTCCTTTCGATCCTGATGTGGGTTTCGCTCCGGATGTCGGAGTTCTCGCTCGGCCAGCTCATCGAGTACTACCCGCAGTTCGTAGAAGCGCTCTATGGGTACTTCCCGCCGACGTCGTACTTCGGCATCCCCTTCATCGATCTGAGCGCGTACTGGGCGTTCATCGTCGGCGAGAACCTCTTCGGAGCGGCCGTGGTAACCGTCTCGATCGCGTTTGCTGGGACAGTTATCGGCCTGCCGGGTGCGCTCTTGTTGGGCGTCCTCGCGAGCGAGCGCGTGATTCCCTACCCGTTCAACTTCCTGTTTCGCTCGATTATGGCGATGATTCGGGCCATTCCGGCTATCGTCTGGGCACTCATCTTCATCCCCCTCGGCGGGGTGTCGCCCTTTACCGGAACGCTCGCGATCGCTGTCGACACCGTCGGCTATCTCGGTCGACTCTTCACGGACGAACTCGAGGAGATCGAGGACGGGCCCATCGAAGGGATCAGAAGTACGGGGGCGAACAAATCACAAGTCGTCTCCTTCGGAATGTTGAGTCAGGTGTTCCGCCAGTATCTGGCCTGGATCGCCTTCGACTTCGAGCACAATGTCCGCGTGGCGATCACGCTGGGTGTCATCGGTGCGGGTGGGCTCGGGTTGATCCTGGAAATTCAGCGCCAGACGTTTAATTATACGAATATGATGGCCTGTATCATCGTCATCGTCTTCGTGGCGGGTTCAGTCGAACTGCTCAGCCAGCGACTCCGCTCGTATCTCCGCGAGGATGACGACGTCGAACAGATCGGACTCCTCGAGGCGTTCCGAACGGCACCCCGGAAGATCGTCGAGTCGACGACGAACCGACGGTGA